The following proteins are co-located in the Camelina sativa cultivar DH55 chromosome 12, Cs, whole genome shotgun sequence genome:
- the LOC104729138 gene encoding amino acid transporter ANTL2-like has product MGFENEASSSSYTLKIPPPAREDTPLLGKGPPLSSQFKTFANVFIAVVGAGVLGLPYAFKRTGWLMGVLLLVSVSVLTHHCMMLLVHTRRKLDSFNGVSKSSSSKIGSFGDLGFAVCGSFGRIVVDLFIILSQAGFCVGYLIFIGTTLANLFDPDSPTSLRHQITRLGSDFFGVSSKSLYIWACFPFQLGLNSIKTLTHLAPLSIFADVIDLAAMGVVIVEDSMIILKQRPDVVAFGGMSLFLYGMGVAVYSFEGVGMVLPLESEMKDKDKFGKVLALGMGFISLIYIAFGFLGYLAFGEDTMDIITSNLGAGLISTVVQLGLCVNLFFTFPLMMNPVFEIVERRFSRGMYSAWLRWLLVLVVTLVALFVPNFTDFLSLVGSSTCCVLGFVLPALFHLLVFKEEMGWIQWSSDTAIVGLGVALAVSGTWSSLNEIFSVKV; this is encoded by the coding sequence ATGGGGTTTGAGAACGAAGCTAGCTCCTCCTCTTATACCCTTAAAATACCACCGCCTGCTAGAGAGGACACGCCTCTTCTTGGCAAGGGACCTCCCCTGTCCAGCCAATTCAAGACCTTCGCCAACGTCTTCATCGCTGTCGTCGGCGCTGGGGTTCTTGGTCTTCCCTACGCCTTCAAGCGAACCGGATGGCTCATGGGCGTCCTCCTTCTCGTCTCCGTCTCCGTTTTGACCCATCACTGCATGATGCTCCTTGTCCATACCCGCCGCAAGCTCGACTCTTTCAATGGCGTCTCCAAGTCCTCCTCCTCCAAGATCGGCTCTTTTGGTGACCTTGGATTTGCCGTCTGCGGCTCCTTCGGCAGGATCGTCGTTGACTTATTTATCATCTTATCTCAAGCTGGTTTTTGTGTCGGTTATCTCATCTTCATCGGCACTACTTTAGCCAATCTATTCGATCCTGATTCCCCAACCAGTCTCAGGCATCAGATTACTAGGCTGGGTTCTGATTTCTTTGGCGTCTCCTCCAAGAGTCTCTACATTTGGGCATGCTTCCCCTTTCAGCTGGGTTTGAATTCCATTAAGACCCTCACTCACTTGGCCCCTCTTAGCATTTTCGCCGACGTTATTGATCTTGCCGCTATGGGTGTTGTCATTGTTGAGGATTCCATGATTATACTCAAGCAAAGGCCTGACGTGGTTGCCTTTGGCGGTATGTCTCTCTTCTTGTATGGGATGGGCGTCGCTGTCTATTCTTTCGAAGGTGTTGGAATGGTCTTGCCCCTTGAATCCGAGATGAAGGACAAGGACAAGTTTGGCAAAGTCTTGGCACTCGGCATGGGATTCATCTCTCTCATTTACATTGCCTTCGGTTTCCTAGGCTACTTGGCTTTTGGTGAAGACACCATGGACATAATCACGTCAAACTTGGGTGCAGGCCTTATTAGCACTGTTGTTCAGCTTGGATTGTGCGTCAACCTCTTTTTCACCTTCCCCTTGATGATGAATCCAGTCTTTGAGATAGTGGAGAGGCGTTTCTCTCGTGGGATGTACTCTGCCTGGCTGAGATGGCTACTCGTCTTGGTAGTGACTCTTGTGGCTCTCTTTGTGCCAAACTTTACTGATTTTTTGTCCTTGGTCGGCAGCAGCACTTGCTGTGTGTTAGGGTTTGTGTTGCCTGCGTTGTTCCATTTATTGGTCTTCAAGGAAGAGATGGGGTGGATTCAATGGAGTTCCGACACAGCGATTGTGGGACTCGGTGTGGCTCTTGCTGTGTCTGGAACTTGGAGTTCCCTCAATGAGATCTTCTCGGTCAAAGTGTAA
- the LOC104729137 gene encoding uncharacterized protein LOC104729137 isoform X1, which yields MCIAVFLWQSHPLYPFLLFLNRDEDHNRPTEALRWWEDGETLGGRDLVGGGTWLGCTRQGRIAFLTNFREASSFPAAKSRGDLPLRYLQSRKSPAEFAEDIHDEISLYNGFNLVVAHVLSKSMVYITNRPLHGDKLVTQVSPGIHVLSNANLDSPWPKCVRLREGFQQLLAENRSSEFPVKTMVEQVMTNTVKDQDTELPHVYTPETEYQLSSIFVDMHRPTGRYGTRSISTISIKSHGEVCFYERHLEEGDSWKEHTQQFVIIQNDESI from the exons ATGTGCATAGCAGTGTTTCTTTGGCAATCGCATCCGCTTTACCCTTTCCTTCTATTTCTGAACAGAGATGAAGATCACAACAG GCCGACGGAGGCGCTGCGTTGGTGGGAAGACGGAGAGACGTTGGGAGGAAGAGACCTGGTTGGCGGCGGGACGTGGCTGGGCTGCACTAGGCAAGGCCGGATCGCTTTCCTCACCAATTTCAGGGAAGCCTCATCCTTCCCTGCTGCTAAATCCCGTGGAGATCTGCCTCTTCGTTACTTGCAG AGCCGTAAGAGTCCGGCCGAGTTTGCCGAGGATATCCACGATGAAATTTCTCTTTACAATGGCTTCAACCTGGTAGTCGCTCATGTCTTGTCCAAATCAATGGTTTACATTACAAACCGGCCTCTCCACGGTGACAAGCTCGTGACTCAAGTCTCTCCGGGGATCCATGTCCTTTCCAACGCCAACCTCGACTCTCCTTGGCCCAAG TGTGTGAGGCTGAGAGAGGGTTTTCAACAGCTTCTCGCTGAGAACCGGAGCAGTGAATTCCCCGTGAAGACCATGGTGGAGCAGGTGATGACCAATACTGTCAAGGACCAAGACACCGAGCTGCCTCACGTTTACACACCAGAGACGGAATACCAACTCAGCTCCATCTTCGTCGACATGCACAGACCAACT GGGCGTTATGGGACCAGAAGCATCTCCACGATCAGCATCAAGTCCCATGGTGAGGTATGCTTCTACGAGAGGCATCTTGAAGAAGGTGATTCATGGAAGGAGCACACTCAACAGTTTGTAATTATACAAAACGACGAGAGCATTTGA
- the LOC104729137 gene encoding uncharacterized protein LOC104729137 isoform X2, which yields MCIAVFLWQSHPLYPFLLFLNRDEDHNRPTEALRWWEDGETLGGRDLVGGGTWLGCTRQGRIAFLTNFREASSFPAAKSRGDLPLRYLQSRKSPAEFAEDIHDEISLYNGFNLVVAHVLSKSMVYITNRPLHGDKLVTQVSPGIHVLSNANLDSPWPKCVRLREGFQQLLAENRSSEFPVKTMVEQVMTNTVKDQDTELPHVYTPETEYQLSSIFVDMHRPTKHLHDQHQVPW from the exons ATGTGCATAGCAGTGTTTCTTTGGCAATCGCATCCGCTTTACCCTTTCCTTCTATTTCTGAACAGAGATGAAGATCACAACAG GCCGACGGAGGCGCTGCGTTGGTGGGAAGACGGAGAGACGTTGGGAGGAAGAGACCTGGTTGGCGGCGGGACGTGGCTGGGCTGCACTAGGCAAGGCCGGATCGCTTTCCTCACCAATTTCAGGGAAGCCTCATCCTTCCCTGCTGCTAAATCCCGTGGAGATCTGCCTCTTCGTTACTTGCAG AGCCGTAAGAGTCCGGCCGAGTTTGCCGAGGATATCCACGATGAAATTTCTCTTTACAATGGCTTCAACCTGGTAGTCGCTCATGTCTTGTCCAAATCAATGGTTTACATTACAAACCGGCCTCTCCACGGTGACAAGCTCGTGACTCAAGTCTCTCCGGGGATCCATGTCCTTTCCAACGCCAACCTCGACTCTCCTTGGCCCAAG TGTGTGAGGCTGAGAGAGGGTTTTCAACAGCTTCTCGCTGAGAACCGGAGCAGTGAATTCCCCGTGAAGACCATGGTGGAGCAGGTGATGACCAATACTGTCAAGGACCAAGACACCGAGCTGCCTCACGTTTACACACCAGAGACGGAATACCAACTCAGCTCCATCTTCGTCGACATGCACAGACCAACT AAGCATCTCCACGATCAGCATCAAGTCCCATGGTGA
- the LOC104733064 gene encoding probable galacturonosyltransferase 3 → MSIRQIQMTFSRCSVHAFLCLVLLHAVHVGGAISESQAPHRELKAYRPLQDCRGCNNLEDAHASSAAALHYDPDLKDVNIVATYSDHYGHMRLGRVKMGDLSSSWVLENQVSGNKKGSQLVIARDSFQNNTRMEDTASHSTTNQSDETDNQFPHVEVANPAKLKRQILRQERRGQRTRELIQQEKETDEQMQEAAIEKSTNFENSVIGKYSIWRRDYESXFGDAHASSAAALHYDPDLKDVNIVATYSDHYGHMRLGRVKMGDLSSSWVLENQVSGNKKGSQTTLLLSGAPADATIQVENINDFKWLNSSYCSVLRQLESARLKEYYFKANHPSSISAGADNLKYRNPKYLSMLNHLRFYLPEVYPKLDKILFLDDDIVVQKDLAPLWGVDMQGKVNGAVETCKESFHRFDKYLNFSNPKISENFDAGACGWAFGMNMFDLKEWRKRNITGIYHYWQDMNEDRTLWKLGSLPPGLITFYNLTYAMERSWHVLGLGYDPALNQTAIENAAVVHYNGNYKPWLGLAFAKYKAYWSKYVEYDNPYLRRCNINE, encoded by the exons ATGTCTATCCGTCAGATCCAGATGACGTTCTCGAGATGCTCCGTTCACGCCTTCTTATGCCTG GTATTGCTACATGCTGTTCATGTCGGTGGAGCCATTTCTGAGTCACAAGCACC CCACAGAGAACTTAAAGCTTATCGTCCGCTGCAAGATTGTCGTGGGTGTAATAATCTAGAG GATGCGCACGCTTCCTCAGCGGCTGCTCTACACTACGATCCAGATCTCAAA GATGTGAACATAGTTGCCACATACAGTGACCATTATGGCCATATGCGGCTTGGTAGGGTGAAAATGGGGGATCTTTCATCTTCTTGGGTTTTGGAGAATCAAGTTAGCGGCAACAAAAAAGGTTCGCAG cTAGTGATAGCACGGGATTCGTTTCAAAATAATACAAGAATGGAAGACACTGCAAGTCATTCTACAACCAATCAGTCTGATGAAACCGACAATCAGTTTCCACACGTGGAAGTCGCTAACCCAGCAAAACTGAAGCGTCAG ATTTTACGTCAGGAAAGGAGAGGTCAACGAACTCGGGAGCTGATACAACAAGAAAAGGAAACTGACGAGCAGATGCAAGAAGCAGCCATTGAGAAGTCTACCAACTTTGAGAACTCAGTCATTGGGAAATACAGCATATGGAGGAGAGACTATGAGAGTCNCTTTGGG GATGCGCACGCTTCCTCAGCGGCTGCTCTACACTACGATCCAGATCTCAAA GATGTGAACATAGTTGCCACATACAGTGACCATTATGGCCATATGCGGCTTGGTAGGGTGAAAATGGGGGATCTTTCATCTTCTTGGGTTTTGGAGAATCAAGTTAGCGGCAACAAAAAAGGTTCGCAG ACCACTCTTCTTCTCTCNGGTGCTCCTGCCGATGCCACAATTCAAGTTGAAAACATCAATGATTTTAAGTGGCTGAACTCCTCTTATTGCTCTGTTCTACGGCAGCTTGAATCTGCAAGGCTGAAAGAATACTATTTCAAAGCAAATCATCCTTCATCTATCTCTGCTGGCGCAGACAATCTTAAGTACCGCAACCCAAAGTATCTATCAATGCTGAATCATCTCAGGTTCTACCTTCCAGAGGTTTACCCGAAGCTGGACAAGATTCTGTTTTTAGACGATGATATTGTGGTGCAAAAGGACCTGGCACCTCTATGGGGAGTAGACATGCAAGGAAAAGTGAATGGTGCGGTGGAGACGTGCAAGGAGAGCTTCCACAGATTTGACAAGTACCTCAACTTCTCAAATCCAAAGATCTCAGAGAATTTCGACGCAGGTGCTTGCGGGTGGGCATTTGGGATGAATATGTTTGACCTGAAAGAGTGGAGGAAACGGAACATTACAGGGATATATCACTATTGGCAAGACATG AATGAAGACAGAACACTGTGGAAGCTGGGATCGTTGCCGCCGGGGCTGATAACATTTTACAACCTGACATATGCAATGGAGAGGAGCTGGCACGTACTGGGGCTGGGGTATGACCCGGCGCTGAACCAAACAGCAATAGAGAATGCAGCGGTAGTGCATTACAATGGGAACTATAAGCCATGGCTGGGTTTGGCATTTGCCAAGTACAAAGCATACTGGTCCAAGTACGTTGAGTACGATAATCCATATCTCCGTCGCTGCAACATCAACGAATGA